A window of the Hypomesus transpacificus isolate Combined female chromosome 10, fHypTra1, whole genome shotgun sequence genome harbors these coding sequences:
- the ankrd33bb gene encoding LOW QUALITY PROTEIN: ankyrin repeat domain-containing protein 33B (The sequence of the model RefSeq protein was modified relative to this genomic sequence to represent the inferred CDS: deleted 1 base in 1 codon): protein MVRITDDPGGGGTPAKVHLNGMSGRARVGVTLGTCKGPDEDEGPEQPLSDEDDCSSDEDPGEADDNDYDDDDDDIYQEFEEFDFDSLPDLPPDRQSIASDDSFYPLDDSLENQGNTYLFSQPIHESPESVSFFKACSNNNTIIVKIMIRQGLTQEEVKETDKNGRSGLMMACYQGYVDVVIALASCPYIDINWQDNEGNTALITAVQAGHVMITNYLLNYFPGLDLERRNCHGFTAMMKAAMQGRAECVRALMMAGGDVEARDYGRKMTPREWALFTSRYDTAALMTRLMEQPCAEQFCDTYRLEWPLLEELVAHTQEPKSCWRRISQKAMDCCSFNLRTKTNAVEDGVLDHTVRITTSLVSPLVAPVCRSVASGSPPCVGKRRLAVQEILRKQQAQQLQETVPELPRAPGAQEDGPAVQPAAAGPPGHGGSGVASTVALRRTSLLPLHLVRRSSVRPGMVVPKVRLCKAPDNANHMEKQRKSREKSHLQIPKWNYKAIKEERRRAEEDRQRRTPSNRRR, encoded by the exons ATGGTGCGGATCACGGACGACCCAGGAGGTGGGGGGACTCCTGCAAAGGTGCATCTGAATGGCATGTCTGGCCGGGCCAGGGTGGGGGTGACCCTGGGAACCTGCAAGGGCCCTGACGAGGACGAGGGCCCAGAACAGCCCCTCTCGGACGAAGACGACTGCTCCAGCGATGAAGACCCCGGCGAGGCCGACGACAACGActacgacgacgacgacgatgacaTCTATCAGGAGTTtgaggagtttgactttgattcCTTACCGGATCTCCCCCCTGACCGCCAGAGCATCGCCTCCGATGACTCCTTCTACCCTCTGGATGACTCGCTGGAGAACCAGGGGAACACCTACCTGTTCTCACAGCCCATCCATGAGAGCCCTGAATCCGTGTCCTTCTTCAAGGCCTGCAGCAACAACAATACCATCATTGTGAAGATCATGATACGGCAAGGCTTGACGCAGGAAGAGGTCAAGGAAACGGACAAAAACGGAAGA TCTGGGTTGATGATGGCCTGTTACCAAGGTTACGTGGATGTGGTTATTGCTCTTGCTTCTTGTCCTTACATTGACATCAACTGGCAAGACAACGAGGGCAACACAGCCCTCATCACAGCTGTTCAAGCAG GACACGTCATGATCACCAACTACTTACTCAACTACTTCCCTGGCCTGGACTTAGAGAGGAGGAACTGTCACGGCTTCACAGCCATGATGAAGGCTGccatgcagggcagggctgaGTGTGTCAGGGCTCTCATGATGGCAG GCGGAGACGTGGAGGCCCGCGACTACGGCCGGAAGATGACCCCGCGGGAGTGGGCGCTGTTCACCAGCCGCTACGACACGGCCGCCCTGATGACACGGCTGATGGAGCAGCCGTGTGCCGAGCAGTTCTGCGACACCTACCGGCTGGAGTGGCCActcctggaggagctggtggcCCACACCCAGGAGCCCAAGTCCTGCTGGCGCCGCATCTCCCAGAAGGCCATGGACTGCTGCTCCTTCAACCTCCGCACCAAGACCAACGCGGTGGAGGACGGAGTCCTCGACCACACGGTCCGCATCACCACCAGCCTGGTCAGCCCTCTCGTCGCCCCCGTGTGCCGCTCGGTGGCATCGGGCAGCCCGCCGTGCGTGGGGAAGCGCCGCTTGGCCGTGCAGGAGATCCTGAGGAAGCAGc AGGCTCAACAACTACAAGAGACTGTTCCAGAACTCCCGCGTGCTCCTGGTGCCCAAGAAGACGGACCGGCGGTCCAGCCTGCAGCCGCAGGTCCTCCGGGACATGGGGGAAGTGGT GTGGCGTCGACGGTGGCGCTGCGCCGCACCAGCCTTCTGCCGCTCCACCTGGTGAGACGGAGCAGCGTGCGGCCGGGCATGGTGGTGCCCAAGGTGAGGCTTTGCAAGGCTCCGGATAACGCCAACCACATGGAGAAGCAGCGCAAGAGCAGGGAAAAGAGCCACCTGCAGATCCCCAAGTGGAATTACAAGGCcataaaggaggagaggaggagggcggaggaggaccGACAGAGACGGACGCCTTCgaacaggaggaggtga
- the ctnnd2b gene encoding LOW QUALITY PROTEIN: catenin delta-2b (The sequence of the model RefSeq protein was modified relative to this genomic sequence to represent the inferred CDS: deleted 2 bases in 2 codons) → MPVPDQQACDSDNATMLSPVLNASNGDGSEAETTSAILASVKEQELQFERLTRELEAERQIVATQLERCKLGSETGSMSSISSADEKFRWNNQDGQKDIEEELTTGLELVDSCIRSLQESGILDSQEFSTGDRQGLLSQSALQLNNQDGGLGYSAGYHSNQGLALGEQVTPRSGQVGGAVHSYNQVTSNRAAAQLAAGDSPSQSQSQDPFAPSHASAFHLPDGPPPGGPGMYYSCATLPAQRVSSPLSMQAVGSPTKLQRLGSSSDMPSYATLQRVSSPKQSPSRLAKSYSTSSPINNLSGLGPSSSPVHMGAMAAGSSPLHHLSSTVGNYATLSPTKRMLHSAAADGYKISHELYANATLQRPGSLAGSRGSYSSQHSHLGSELRPLQSPEHHIDPIYEDRVYQKPSLRGLNQGQAPSSPGVDSIPLQRTGSQNATGTYQRASFATGAGDYGNPYRTLQFCPSTESPYSKSGPALPPEAALARSPSVDSIQKDPRYDPEFLVWNQNQAEQRMTKEFGWRDPELPEVIQMLQHQFPSVQSNAAAYLQHLCFGDNKIKSEIRRQGGIQLLVDLLDHRMTDVHRSACGALRNLVYGKANDDNKIALKNCGGIPALVRLLRKTTDVEIRELLTGVLWNLSSCDALKMPIIQDALAVLTNAVIIPHSGWDTSPHQEDRKLHLHSSQVLRNATGCLRNVSSAGEEARRRMRECEGLTDALLNVIQTALGSSEIDSKTIENCVCILRNLSYRLAAETSQGQQVGSEELDGLLCADASGKEGESSGCWGKKKKKKKGHDQWDGVGPFPDSADPPKGIQMLWHPTIVKPYLTLLSECSNPDTLEGAAGALQNLAAGSWKWSVYIRAAVRKEKGLPILVELLRIDNDRVVCAVATALRNMALDVRNKELIGKYAMRDLVHRLPGGNNNNSSGGGGGASSGLGKPMSDDTVTAICCALHEVITKNMENTKALRDAGGIEKLIGIARSKGDKHTPKVVKAASQVLNSMWQYRDLRSLYKKDGYSQYHFIGSSSTIERDRQRPYSSSRTPSISPVRTSPNNRSASAPASPREMMALKERKTDYESTGTNASYHGNKGEHTSRKDAMAVQISSGTSTLYRGAYVSPTDDLKHNQANPSEPYPPFQNPPGAGGAYEESFYEDQVHQRPPQGADLNMHLGLKSTGNYVDFYSASRPYSELNYETSHYPASPDSWV, encoded by the exons TTCAGCAGATGAGAAGTTTCGCTGGAATAATCAAG ACGGTCAGAAGGACATAGAGGAGGAGCTAACGACAGGGTTGGAGCTGGTGGACTCCTGTATCCGCTCCCTCCAGGAATCTGGCATCCTCGACTCCCAGGAGTTCTCTACAGGCGACA GACAAGGATTGCTATCCCAGAGTGCACTGCAGCTCAACAATCAGGATGGGGGACTTGGTTATTCTGCAGGTTACCACAGCAACCAGGGCCTAGCTCTTGGGGAGCAGGTCACACCCCGCAGTGGTCAGGTGGGCGGGGCCGTTCACAGCTACAaccag GTGACATCTAACCGGGCGGCGGCTCAGCTGGCAGCAGGCGACTCCCCCTCTCAGTCCCAGTCTCAAGACCCCTTCGCCCCCAGCCATGCCAGCGCATTCCACCTGCCCGACGGCCCGCCCCCTGGAGGCCCCGGCATGTACTACTCCTGCGCCACCCTGCCCGCCCAGCGTGTgagctctcccctctccatgcAGGCTGTGGGCTCCCCCACCAAGCTCCAGAGGCTGGGCTCCTCTTCAGACATGCCCAGCTACGCAACCCTCCAGCGGGTCTCCTCCCCCAAGCAGTCCCCCAGTCGCCTGGCCAAGTCCTACAGCACCAGCTCCCCCATCAACAACCTGTCCGGTCTggggccctcctcctccccggtcCACATGGGAGCCATGGCCGCGGGGtcatcccccctccaccacctcagcTCCACCGTGGGAAACTACGCCACCCTGTCGCCCACCAAGCGCATGCTGCACTCGGCTGCAGCCGACGGGTACAAGATCTCCCACGAGCTGTATGCCAACGCCACGTTGCAGAGGCCCGGCAGCCTGGCAG GTTCTAGGGGGTCCTACAGCAGCCAGCACAGTCACCTGGGCTCAGAACTACGCCCCCTGCAGTCCCCGGAGCACCACATCGACCCCATCTACGAGGACAGGGTTTACCAGAAACCCTCTCTCAGAGGCCTCAACCAGGGACAGG CCCCGTCCTCCCCCGGTGTTGACTCCATACCCTTGCAGCGCACAGGAAGTCAGAACGCCACAGGGACCTATCAGAGGGCCAGCTTTGCCACCGGCGCCGGCGACTATGGCAACCCCTACCGCACGCTCCAGTTCTGTCCCTCCACCGAGTCCCCCTACAGCAAGTCAGGCCCCGCCCTTCCCCCGGAGGCTGCCCTCGCTCGCTCCCCGTCTGTGGACAGCATCCAGAAGGACCCCAG GTACGACCCTGAATTCCTTGTGTGGAATCAAAATCAAGCCGAGCAAAGAATGACAAA GGAGTTTGGCTGGCGGGACCCAGAGCTGCCGGAGGTGATCCAGATGCTGCAGCACCAGTTCCCCTCGGTCCAGTCCAACGCTGCGGCCTACCTGCAGCACCTCTGCTTTGGAGACAACAAGATCAAGTCtgag ATCCGGAGACAAGGCGGGATCCAGCTGCTGGTGGACCTACTGGATCACCGGATGACGGATGTTCACCGCAGCGCGTGTGGAGCACTGAGGAACCTGGTTTACGGCAAAGCCAACGACGACAACAAGATCGCCCTGAAGAACTGCGGGGGGATCCCAGCCCTGGTGCGTCTCCTCAGGAAGACCACCGACGTGGAGATACGAGAGCTGCTCACAG GCGTGTTGTGGAACCTGTCATCGTGCGACGCCCTGAAGATGCCCATCATCCAGGACGCCCTGGCGGTCCTGACCAACGCCGTCATCATCCCCCACTCGGGTTGGGACACGTCGCCCCACCAGGAGGACCGCAAGCTGCACCTGCACTCCTCCCAGGTGCTCCGCAACGCCACCGGCTGCCTCAG gaacGTGAGCTCGGCAGGAGAAGAGgcaaggaggagg atgagggagtgtGAGGGTCTGACAGATGCTCTGCTC AACGTCATCCAGACCGCCCTGGGCAGCAGCGAGATCGACAGCAAG accaTTGAGAACTGTGTGTGCATCCTGAGGAACCTGTCGTACCGGCTGGCGGCCGAGACGTCCCAGGGCCAGCAGGTGGGCAGCGAGGAGCTGGACGGCCTGCTGTGTGCCGACGCCAGCGGGAAGGAGGGCGAGAGCTCCGGCTGCTggggcaagaagaagaagaagaagaaggggcaCGACCAG TGGGATGGCGTGGGTCCCTTCCCCGACTCGGCGGACCCCCCGAAAGGTATCCAGATGCTGTGGCACCCCACCATCGTGAAGCCCTACCTCACCCTGCTGTCCGAGTGCTCCAACCCAGACACCCTGGAGGGGGCGGCGGGGGCTCTGCAGAATCTGGCCGCCGGCAGCTGGAAG TGGTCGGTGTACATCCGTGCGGCGGTGCGTAAGGAGAAGGGCCTGCCCATCCTGGTGGAGCTGCTCAGGATCGACAACGACCGCGTGGTGTGTGCCGTGGCCACCGCCCTCAGGAACATGGCTCTGGACGTCAGGAATAAAGAACTCATCG gtaAGTATGCGATGAGAGACCTGGTTCACCGGCTGCCGGggggcaacaacaacaacagcagtggaggaggaggcggagccagCAGTGGCCTGGGCAAGCCCATGTCGGACGACACGGTCACAGCCATCTGCTGCGCGCTGCACGAGGTCATCACCAAGAACATGGAGAACACCAAGGCTCTGAGAGACGCGGGAGGCATCGAGAAGCTCATCGGCATCGCCCGGAGCAAAGGAGACAA ACACACGCCTAAAGTGGTGAAGGCGGCCTCGCAAGTCCTCAACAGTATGTGGCAGTACAGAGACCTCCGCAGCCTCTACAAGAAG GATGGATACTCTCAGTATCATTTCATTGGCTCCTCATCtacgatagagagagatagacaacgACCTTACTCCTCCTCTCGAaccccatccatctctcctgtaCGGACGTCGCCCAATAATCGATCAG cGAGCGCCCCAGCTTCTCCACGGGAGATGATGGCACTcaaggagagaaagacggaCTACGAGTCGACAGGCACCAATGccagttaccatggaaacaagGGCGAGCACACTTCTAGGAAAGACGCCATGGCAG TTCAAATCTCCAGTGGAACGTCCACATTGTACAGGGGAGCCTATGTGTCTCCTACTGATGACCTCAAACACAACCAG GCCAACCCCTCAGAGCCCTACCCTCCTTTCCAGAACCCTCCGGGAGCAGGCGGAGCCTACGAGGAGTCCTTCTATGAGGACCAAGTGCACCAGCGCCCCCCGCAGGGAGCTGACCTCAACATGCACCTGGGCCTCAAGTCCACCGGCAACTACGTGGACTTCTATTCAGCTTCGAGACCATACAGCGAGCTCAACTACGAGACCAGCCACTACCCAGCATCCCCAGACTCCTGGGTGTAG